The following are encoded together in the Magnetospirillum gryphiswaldense MSR-1 v2 genome:
- a CDS encoding ABC transporter permease: MMAVAFSLAKREFTRFARQPQRVIGAVAQPLMFWLFLGAGMGTSFRPAGLEQISYLEYFYPGVMVMMLLFASVFACITIIEDRDAGFLQGVLVAPVSRMAIVLGKVFGATAIALVQVLLFTIAAPFLGLKLSLFGVVLLLVGFILTSVGFAGLGFFLAWGMRSTSAFHAIMMVFLMPLWMLSGALFPISGAPGWMNVVMLVNPVFHALEIIRAPFYGGGLNLLGQPAYLLSLAVVVAWAGLSLLGSMRRVSRREVGV; this comes from the coding sequence ATGATGGCCGTCGCCTTCAGCCTGGCCAAGCGCGAATTCACCCGGTTCGCCCGCCAGCCGCAGCGGGTCATCGGTGCGGTGGCCCAGCCCCTAATGTTCTGGCTGTTCCTGGGCGCCGGCATGGGCACCAGCTTCCGCCCCGCCGGGCTGGAGCAGATCAGCTACCTGGAATATTTCTATCCCGGCGTCATGGTGATGATGCTTTTGTTCGCTTCCGTGTTCGCCTGCATCACCATCATCGAGGACCGCGACGCCGGCTTCCTGCAAGGGGTGCTGGTCGCCCCGGTCAGCCGTATGGCCATCGTGCTGGGCAAGGTGTTCGGCGCCACCGCCATCGCCTTGGTGCAGGTGTTGCTGTTCACCATCGCCGCCCCCTTCCTCGGGCTGAAGCTGTCGCTGTTCGGCGTCGTGCTGCTGCTCGTGGGCTTCATCCTGACCAGTGTCGGTTTCGCCGGTCTGGGCTTTTTCCTGGCCTGGGGCATGCGCTCGACCTCGGCCTTCCACGCCATCATGATGGTGTTCCTGATGCCGTTGTGGATGCTGTCCGGCGCCTTGTTCCCCATTTCCGGCGCGCCCGGCTGGATGAACGTGGTCATGCTGGTCAACCCGGTGTTCCATGCGCTGGAAATCATCCGGGCGCCGTTCTATGGCGGTGGTCTGAACCTGCTGGGCCAGCCAGCTTATCTGCTGTCGCTGGCGGTGGTGGTGGCCTGGGCCGGGCTGTCGCTGCTGGGCTCCATGCGCCGGGTGTCGCGGCGCGAAGTCGGGGTGTAG
- the greB gene encoding transcription elongation factor GreB: protein MSKAFTRESDQDDDDLPEGATPIPKGSPNYITPKGLQALRDEFNQLVRVDRPKVVETVSWAAGNGDRSENGDYIYGKKRLREIDRRMRFLTKRMEAARVVDPTLQTNKDQVFFGATITYANSKGEEKTVTIVGIDEANLEKGRISWIAPIARALMKAYEGDVVQLRIPGGMETLEIIEIRYEPVE, encoded by the coding sequence ATGAGTAAGGCCTTTACCCGCGAATCCGACCAAGACGACGACGACCTGCCGGAAGGGGCGACCCCTATTCCCAAGGGCTCACCCAATTACATCACCCCCAAGGGTTTGCAGGCCTTGCGCGACGAGTTCAACCAACTGGTCCGCGTCGACCGGCCCAAGGTGGTGGAAACCGTGTCGTGGGCGGCCGGCAACGGCGACCGCTCGGAAAACGGCGATTACATCTATGGCAAGAAGCGCCTGCGCGAGATCGACCGCCGTATGCGCTTTCTGACCAAGCGCATGGAAGCCGCCCGCGTCGTCGACCCCACCTTGCAGACCAACAAGGATCAGGTGTTTTTCGGTGCCACCATCACCTATGCCAATTCCAAGGGCGAGGAAAAGACGGTGACCATCGTCGGCATCGACGAAGCCAATCTGGAAAAGGGCCGCATTTCCTGGATCGCCCCCATCGCCCGCGCCCTGATGAAGGCCTACGAGGGCGACGTGGTGCAACTGCGCATCCCCGGCGGCATGGAGACGCTGGAAATCATCGAAATCCGCTATGAGCCGGTGGAATAG
- a CDS encoding aminotransferase class IV, producing MKLYLNGDILSPEQAGLSPADRGFTLGDGLFETIKVSHGQPLRLGGHLRRLGDGATTLRLPLPSIDDLRNALDRVIAANGLEHGTLRLTVSRGPGQRGLLPPQPTTPTVLITAGLLPPALPPARAIIATSVRRNAHSPLSRCKSLSYLDNILARQEAADNNADEAVLLNTDGFVAETTIANLFVVGADGILVTPPVADGALPGIRRAELLRSMVALERSISADDLRAAREVFLTNALSVRPMVTLDGRSIGDGQPGPLSQRLQKEVMDE from the coding sequence ATGAAGCTGTACCTCAACGGTGACATCCTCAGCCCCGAACAGGCGGGTCTGAGCCCCGCCGATCGCGGCTTCACCCTGGGCGACGGCCTGTTCGAGACCATCAAGGTCAGCCACGGTCAGCCGCTGCGCCTGGGCGGTCATCTGCGCCGTCTCGGCGACGGCGCCACCACCTTGCGTCTCCCCTTGCCGTCCATCGATGATCTGAGGAACGCCCTCGACCGGGTGATCGCCGCCAATGGCCTGGAACACGGCACCTTGCGCCTGACCGTCAGCCGCGGCCCCGGCCAGCGCGGCCTATTGCCGCCCCAGCCCACCACCCCCACCGTCTTGATCACCGCCGGGCTGCTTCCGCCCGCCCTGCCGCCGGCCCGGGCCATCATCGCCACATCGGTCCGCCGCAATGCCCACTCGCCGCTGTCGCGCTGCAAATCTTTGAGTTACCTTGACAATATCCTGGCCCGCCAGGAAGCCGCCGACAACAATGCCGATGAAGCGGTGCTGCTGAACACCGACGGATTTGTCGCCGAAACCACCATCGCCAATCTGTTCGTGGTCGGCGCCGACGGCATCTTGGTAACGCCGCCAGTGGCCGACGGCGCCCTGCCCGGCATCCGGCGCGCAGAATTGCTGCGCTCCATGGTGGCGCTGGAGCGCAGTATCAGCGCCGATGATTTGCGGGCGGCGCGTGAAGTGTTCTTGACCAATGCCCTATCGGTCCGGCCCATGGTCACCCTGGACGGACGGTCCATCGGCGACGGTCAACCCGGCCCGCTCAGTCAGCGTTTGCAGAAAGAAGTGATGGATGAGTAA
- the pabB gene encoding aminodeoxychorismate synthase component I codes for MRRTVLDLPATDAVALFAPLADDPLAVLLDSAAGGDPRSRYSYIAADPVDHLIGGADDPFPWLAQSLRARRGEAVPGLPPFQGGIAGWLGYDLGRHLERLPAHRSAGPAFPAAMLGVFDAVASFDHRTGQAWVVGETKAAHRLRDRLLAAPPLPKLEWRATTQAQADLSPRQYQADITRVIEYIRAGDVFQANLAQRFTAALPDALPPFTLYRRMRALAPGPFAAFITGGKCQLASVSPERFLSLAADGVVEARPIKGTRPRGRDAAEDAALAAQLVASDKDRAENLMILDLMRNDLSRVCQVGSVKAPQRMALETYPAVHHLVSVVTGQMRPGLGAADLLAACFPPGSVTGAPKLRAMEIIAELESAPRGPYCGAYGWFGDDGAMDLAVAIRIAACKDGMAVIHAGSGITALSDPAAEYDETTVKAAPILAALAGESP; via the coding sequence GTGCGGCGGACGGTTCTTGATCTGCCGGCGACCGATGCGGTCGCCCTGTTTGCCCCTTTGGCGGACGATCCCCTGGCGGTGCTGCTGGACAGCGCCGCCGGGGGCGACCCCCGATCCCGCTATTCCTATATCGCCGCCGACCCGGTCGATCATCTGATCGGCGGCGCCGATGACCCATTCCCCTGGCTGGCGCAGTCCTTGCGCGCCCGCCGGGGCGAGGCCGTACCCGGCCTGCCGCCGTTCCAAGGCGGCATCGCCGGCTGGCTGGGTTATGATCTGGGCCGTCACCTGGAACGCCTGCCGGCCCATCGGAGCGCCGGCCCGGCCTTTCCCGCCGCAATGCTCGGCGTGTTCGACGCCGTCGCCAGCTTCGATCACCGAACCGGTCAAGCCTGGGTGGTGGGGGAGACCAAGGCCGCCCACCGCCTGCGCGACCGCCTGCTGGCCGCCCCGCCTCTGCCCAAGCTGGAGTGGCGGGCGACAACCCAAGCCCAGGCCGATCTCAGCCCCCGCCAATATCAGGCCGACATCACCCGGGTAATCGAATATATCCGGGCCGGCGACGTGTTTCAGGCCAATCTGGCGCAACGCTTCACCGCGGCCCTGCCCGACGCCCTGCCACCCTTCACCTTGTACCGGCGCATGCGGGCCTTGGCGCCGGGACCGTTCGCCGCCTTCATCACCGGCGGCAAGTGTCAGTTGGCCTCGGTGTCGCCGGAACGCTTTTTATCCCTGGCGGCGGACGGAGTGGTCGAGGCCCGCCCGATCAAGGGCACCCGTCCGCGCGGCCGTGATGCCGCCGAAGATGCCGCCCTGGCCGCCCAACTGGTGGCCAGCGACAAGGATCGGGCGGAAAACCTGATGATCCTGGATCTGATGCGCAACGACCTGTCCCGCGTCTGTCAGGTGGGCAGCGTCAAGGCGCCCCAACGCATGGCGTTGGAAACCTATCCCGCCGTCCATCATCTGGTCTCCGTCGTCACCGGCCAGATGCGTCCGGGCCTGGGGGCTGCCGATCTGCTGGCGGCGTGCTTCCCCCCCGGTTCGGTCACCGGCGCCCCCAAGCTCCGCGCCATGGAAATCATCGCCGAACTGGAAAGCGCGCCGCGCGGCCCCTATTGCGGCGCCTATGGCTGGTTTGGCGATGATGGCGCCATGGATCTGGCGGTGGCCATCCGCATCGCCGCCTGCAAGGATGGCATGGCCGTCATCCATGCCGGCAGCGGCATCACCGCCTTGTCGGATCCTGCCGCCGAGTATGACGAAACCACGGTCAAGGCCGCGCCCATCCTGGCGGCGCTGGCGGGAGAAAGCCCATGA
- a CDS encoding 2-hydroxyacid dehydrogenase, producing the protein MPQKKPLVVVTRKLPDAIETRMMELFDTRLNLDDKPMSKADLIEAVKTADVLVPTITDRIDAAILSQAGPNLKLIANFGTGVDHIDLASARQRSVTVTNTPGVLTEDTADMTMALILAVPRRLAEGERLLRSEKWNGWSPTHMLGHRIWGKRLGIIGMGRIGQAVARRAKAFGMSIHYHNRKRLHPELEAELEATYWESLDQMLARMDVVTVHCPHTPATFHLLSARRLALLQPHAYVINTSRGEIVDENALTRMLGRGELAGAGLDVFEHEPAVNPKLLGLDNVVLLPHLGSATIEGRMDMGEKVIINIKTFADGHNPPDRVLASMF; encoded by the coding sequence ATGCCACAAAAGAAGCCCCTCGTCGTCGTCACCCGCAAGCTGCCCGACGCCATCGAAACACGGATGATGGAGCTGTTCGACACGCGGCTTAATCTGGATGACAAGCCGATGAGCAAGGCCGATCTGATCGAGGCGGTGAAAACCGCCGACGTGCTGGTGCCCACCATCACCGATCGCATCGACGCCGCCATCCTGTCGCAGGCTGGCCCCAATCTGAAGTTGATCGCCAATTTCGGCACCGGCGTCGATCACATCGATCTGGCCAGCGCGCGCCAACGTTCGGTCACCGTCACCAACACGCCGGGCGTGCTGACCGAAGACACCGCCGACATGACCATGGCGCTGATCCTGGCCGTGCCCCGCCGGCTGGCCGAGGGCGAACGTCTGCTCCGGTCGGAGAAGTGGAACGGCTGGAGCCCCACCCATATGTTGGGCCACCGCATCTGGGGCAAGCGCCTGGGCATCATCGGCATGGGCCGCATCGGTCAGGCCGTCGCCCGCCGGGCCAAGGCCTTCGGCATGTCCATCCACTACCACAACCGCAAGCGCCTGCACCCCGAGCTGGAAGCCGAGCTCGAGGCCACCTATTGGGAAAGCCTGGACCAGATGCTGGCCCGCATGGACGTGGTCACCGTCCATTGCCCGCACACCCCGGCCACCTTCCATCTGCTGTCGGCCCGTCGTCTGGCCCTGTTGCAGCCGCACGCCTATGTCATCAACACCTCGCGTGGCGAGATCGTCGATGAAAACGCCCTGACCCGCATGCTGGGCCGCGGCGAGTTGGCCGGGGCCGGCCTGGACGTGTTCGAGCACGAGCCGGCGGTCAATCCCAAGCTGTTGGGTCTGGACAACGTGGTGCTGCTGCCGCATCTGGGCTCGGCCACCATCGAAGGCCGCATGGACATGGGCGAAAAGGTCATCATCAACATCAAGACCTTCGCCGACGGCCACAACCCACCGGACCGCGTGCTCGCCAGCATGTTTTGA
- a CDS encoding SH3 domain-containing protein has protein sequence MVRVRGAGFAVALLLWGLVPAQAGETSGLPLPRFVSLKSDEVNLRAGPGVRYPIDWIYLRKDLPVEVVAEFEAWRKIRDWEGAEGWVHQSMLSGRRMMVVIGGQPHMLRATDADSADPVAQVAPGALGRLVNCPRNRDFCRVELNQTQGWLRRDQMWGVYKGEWLE, from the coding sequence ATGGTTCGGGTTCGGGGGGCTGGTTTTGCGGTGGCGCTCTTGCTTTGGGGGCTGGTGCCCGCCCAAGCCGGCGAGACCAGCGGCTTGCCCCTGCCGCGTTTCGTATCGCTGAAATCGGACGAGGTGAATTTGCGCGCCGGCCCCGGCGTGCGCTATCCCATCGACTGGATCTACCTGCGCAAGGATCTGCCGGTCGAGGTGGTGGCCGAGTTCGAGGCCTGGCGCAAGATCCGCGATTGGGAAGGGGCTGAGGGCTGGGTCCATCAATCCATGCTGTCGGGACGGCGCATGATGGTGGTCATCGGCGGCCAACCCCATATGCTGCGCGCGACCGATGCCGATTCCGCCGATCCGGTGGCCCAGGTGGCCCCTGGCGCCTTGGGCCGTCTGGTCAATTGCCCGCGCAACCGCGATTTCTGCCGCGTCGAGCTCAATCAGACCCAAGGCTGGTTGCGCCGCGACCAGATGTGGGGCGTCTACAAGGGCGAGTGGCTGGAATAA
- a CDS encoding phosphatase PAP2 family protein translates to MKRGVLTLLERVAIAWEGVELWAEQSWTRSAGLRARLAAHGERIRCHPLSWGTFYVSLYCALSMLAFDRPVAAWLKATITGEIEGFFKIVTRLGEAQLYLIPAGILFLLLMLAAWRAPSPQARARWRQWAVAPGFLFLSMATSGLISNAIKTSLGRMRPRYWFEQGLYGFEPFNTHWGMNSFPSGHSQAGFAAMTALMVIFPRHAALWLSIAVLVAASRVATTVHWLSDAVAGSWLAICVTVVLARWFRAKGWRVGYSSYS, encoded by the coding sequence ATGAAGCGTGGCGTGCTGACCCTGCTGGAACGCGTCGCCATCGCCTGGGAAGGGGTGGAATTGTGGGCCGAGCAAAGCTGGACACGCAGCGCCGGCCTGCGTGCCCGGCTGGCGGCCCATGGCGAGCGGATCCGCTGCCATCCGTTGAGTTGGGGCACCTTCTATGTCTCGCTTTATTGCGCCCTGTCCATGCTGGCCTTTGACCGCCCGGTGGCGGCGTGGCTGAAGGCCACCATCACCGGCGAGATCGAGGGTTTTTTCAAGATCGTCACCCGCCTGGGCGAGGCACAGCTTTACCTGATCCCCGCCGGCATCCTGTTTTTGCTGCTGATGCTGGCGGCGTGGCGGGCGCCTTCGCCACAAGCCCGCGCCCGCTGGCGGCAATGGGCGGTGGCGCCGGGCTTCCTGTTCCTGTCCATGGCCACCTCGGGCCTGATCAGCAACGCCATCAAGACCAGCCTGGGCCGAATGCGCCCGCGCTATTGGTTCGAGCAGGGGCTGTACGGCTTCGAGCCGTTCAATACCCACTGGGGGATGAACTCGTTCCCGTCGGGGCATTCCCAGGCCGGTTTCGCCGCCATGACCGCGTTGATGGTGATCTTCCCCCGGCACGCGGCCCTGTGGCTGAGCATCGCCGTCCTGGTCGCCGCCAGCCGGGTCGCCACCACCGTGCATTGGCTGTCGGACGCGGTGGCCGGATCGTGGCTGGCCATCTGCGTCACCGTTGTGCTGGCCCGCTGGTTCCGCGCCAAGGGCTGGCGCGTGGGTTATTCCAGCTACTCGTAA
- a CDS encoding ArnT family glycosyltransferase encodes MDRLTGGFRPYLLLSLFCLMIFLPGLSSLPPMDRDESRFMQATRQMLESHDYIRIQFQDEMRAKKPAGAYWLQALSVDTLSHPASTQTWPYRLPSLLAAWAAVILTFVFGKSLIGERPALLGAILLASSLMLTSEAHQAKTDALLLLCTVAAQGILARFYILGRARDMASGGASSGGSCSSGGGGCSTPGPRIDVKGPGLTEALIFWLVQGVAILIKGPVVPVISLLTIAALGIADRNLRWLNSMKPVLGTVVAAAIAAPWFVAVSQATGGAFVGEAVKGDLLPKLLGAHESHGGFPGLYLALSVVLFWPGSLLLAPVVTRLWAQRQRLAFRVLLAWALPTWLMFEIIPTKLPHYVLPAFPALALMAGALTVEGLEAFRHKAAKLWYVVWCAIGLILAAACIALPMYFGNGFGIVNVVSALAIVAATLIPAILAWRGAMVQAGLALALTAAATYPALFNGVLPSLDKAFLSRSAAQVVGSIGSNVPVAAAGYSEPSLVFWLGTQTKFTDGAGAADYLKANPGALVLVESRQQAAFDARIGENGVKVEAFAILDGFNYSRGKRASLAVLGAMAP; translated from the coding sequence GTGGATCGATTGACCGGCGGCTTCCGCCCCTATCTGCTGCTGTCCCTGTTCTGCCTGATGATCTTCCTGCCCGGCCTGTCCAGCCTGCCGCCCATGGACCGCGACGAATCGCGCTTCATGCAGGCGACCCGGCAGATGCTGGAAAGTCATGATTACATCCGCATCCAGTTCCAGGATGAGATGCGGGCGAAGAAACCGGCGGGGGCCTATTGGCTGCAAGCCCTCAGCGTCGATACCCTGTCGCATCCGGCCTCGACCCAGACCTGGCCCTATCGCCTGCCGTCGCTGCTGGCGGCCTGGGCGGCAGTGATCCTGACCTTCGTTTTCGGTAAATCCCTGATCGGCGAGCGCCCGGCCCTGTTGGGCGCCATCTTGCTGGCCTCGTCGCTGATGCTGACCAGCGAGGCCCATCAGGCCAAGACCGACGCACTGTTGCTTTTGTGCACGGTGGCGGCCCAGGGCATCCTGGCCCGCTTCTACATCCTGGGCCGTGCCCGCGACATGGCCAGCGGCGGGGCGAGTTCCGGCGGCTCATGCTCGTCTGGCGGCGGTGGCTGCTCCACCCCCGGCCCGCGCATCGACGTCAAAGGCCCCGGCCTGACCGAAGCGCTGATCTTCTGGCTGGTCCAGGGCGTCGCCATCCTGATCAAGGGGCCGGTGGTCCCCGTGATCAGCCTGCTGACCATCGCTGCCTTAGGGATCGCCGACCGCAATCTGCGCTGGCTCAATTCCATGAAGCCGGTGTTGGGCACGGTGGTCGCCGCCGCTATCGCCGCACCGTGGTTCGTGGCCGTTTCCCAGGCCACCGGCGGCGCCTTCGTCGGCGAGGCGGTCAAGGGCGACCTGTTGCCCAAGCTGTTGGGCGCCCATGAGAGCCATGGCGGCTTCCCCGGCCTGTATCTGGCCCTGTCGGTGGTGCTGTTCTGGCCCGGTTCGCTGCTTTTGGCCCCGGTGGTCACCCGGCTGTGGGCGCAACGCCAGCGTCTGGCCTTCCGCGTGCTGCTGGCCTGGGCCTTGCCCACCTGGCTGATGTTCGAGATCATCCCGACCAAGCTGCCCCATTACGTGCTGCCGGCCTTCCCGGCCCTGGCGCTGATGGCCGGCGCCCTGACGGTGGAAGGGCTGGAAGCCTTCCGCCACAAGGCGGCGAAACTCTGGTACGTGGTCTGGTGCGCCATCGGCCTGATCCTGGCCGCCGCCTGCATCGCCCTGCCCATGTATTTCGGCAACGGTTTCGGCATCGTCAACGTGGTGTCGGCCCTGGCCATCGTCGCCGCCACCCTGATCCCGGCCATCCTGGCCTGGCGCGGCGCCATGGTCCAGGCCGGTCTGGCCCTGGCCCTGACCGCCGCCGCCACCTATCCGGCCCTCTTCAACGGCGTGCTGCCCAGCCTGGACAAGGCCTTCCTGTCGCGGAGCGCCGCCCAGGTGGTCGGCAGCATCGGTTCCAACGTGCCGGTGGCTGCCGCCGGCTATTCCGAGCCGTCGCTGGTGTTCTGGCTGGGCACCCAGACCAAATTCACCGATGGCGCCGGCGCCGCCGATTACCTGAAGGCCAATCCCGGCGCCCTGGTGCTGGTGGAATCGCGCCAGCAAGCCGCCTTCGATGCCCGCATCGGCGAAAACGGCGTCAAGGTCGAGGCCTTCGCCATCCTCGACGGCTTCAACTATTCGCGCGGCAAACGGGCCAGCCTGGCGGTGCTGGGGGCGATGGCGCCATGA
- a CDS encoding 3-hydroxybutyryl-CoA dehydrogenase, with amino-acid sequence MSAIQKIGVIGAGQMGNGIAHVAAASGFDVILLDVSDEALKKGLGTIEKNMARQVQKGKLSEEDKAATLSRIKTTTNYADFGDSDLVIEAATEDEAIKRKIFNMLCPVLKPEAYIASNTSSISITRLGASTDRPGKFMGMHFMNPVPVMQLVELIRGIATDEETFSLVREMVLKLGKKPVSAEDFPAFIVNRILLPMINEAVYTLYEGVGSVESIDTALKLGANHPMGPLELADFIGLDTCLAIMHVLHDGLADTKYRPCPLLVKYVEAGWLGRKTGRGFYDYTGEKPVPTR; translated from the coding sequence ATGAGTGCCATTCAGAAAATCGGTGTCATCGGCGCCGGCCAGATGGGTAACGGTATCGCCCACGTCGCCGCCGCTTCGGGCTTCGACGTCATTCTGCTCGACGTCTCGGACGAAGCCCTGAAGAAGGGCCTGGGCACCATCGAAAAGAACATGGCCCGCCAGGTGCAAAAGGGCAAGCTGTCGGAAGAAGATAAAGCCGCCACCTTGTCGCGCATCAAGACCACCACCAATTACGCCGATTTCGGCGACAGCGATCTGGTGATCGAAGCCGCCACCGAAGACGAAGCGATCAAGCGCAAGATCTTCAACATGCTGTGCCCGGTGCTGAAGCCCGAGGCCTATATCGCGTCGAACACCTCGTCCATTTCCATCACCCGCCTGGGGGCCAGCACCGACCGTCCCGGCAAGTTCATGGGCATGCACTTCATGAACCCGGTGCCGGTGATGCAGTTGGTCGAACTGATCCGCGGTATCGCCACCGACGAGGAAACCTTCTCGCTGGTGCGTGAAATGGTGTTGAAGCTGGGCAAGAAGCCGGTTTCCGCCGAAGACTTCCCCGCCTTCATCGTCAACCGTATCCTGCTGCCGATGATCAACGAAGCGGTCTACACCCTGTATGAAGGCGTCGGCAGCGTCGAGAGCATCGACACCGCCCTGAAATTGGGCGCCAACCACCCCATGGGCCCGCTGGAACTGGCCGATTTCATCGGCCTGGATACCTGTCTGGCCATCATGCACGTGCTGCACGACGGTTTGGCCGATACCAAGTATCGCCCCTGCCCGCTGTTGGTGAAGTATGTGGAAGCCGGTTGGCTGGGCCGCAAGACCGGTCGCGGCTTCTATGATTACACCGGCGAAAAGCCGGTGCCGACCCGCTGA
- a CDS encoding electron transfer flavoprotein subunit alpha/FixB family protein produces the protein MAILVLAEHEGGALKAATLNTVTAGQKIGGDIHVLVAGENIAAVAAEAAKISGVAKVLSADAAQYGHHLAEPLAALIVGIAGSYSHILAPATSSGKNVCPRVAALLDVAQISEISAVVGADTFVRPIYAGNALATVQSKDAVKVITVRATGFEAAGTDGAAAIEAINPAADPGLSSFVSQELSKSERPELTSARVIISGGRGMQSGDNFPLLEAVADRLGAAVGASRAAVDAGFVPNDLQVGQTGKIVAPDLYIAVGISGAIQHLAGMKDSKVIVAINKDEEAPIFQVADYGLVADLFKAIPELTAELDKK, from the coding sequence ATGGCTATTCTGGTTCTCGCCGAACATGAAGGCGGCGCGCTGAAGGCCGCCACCTTGAACACCGTCACCGCCGGCCAAAAGATCGGTGGCGACATCCATGTGCTGGTGGCGGGTGAAAATATCGCCGCTGTTGCCGCCGAAGCCGCCAAGATCAGCGGCGTGGCCAAGGTGCTGAGCGCCGATGCGGCCCAGTACGGCCACCATCTGGCCGAACCGCTGGCGGCGCTGATCGTCGGCATCGCTGGAAGCTACAGCCACATCCTGGCCCCGGCCACCTCCTCGGGCAAAAACGTCTGCCCGCGCGTCGCCGCGCTGTTGGACGTGGCCCAGATTTCGGAAATCAGCGCGGTGGTTGGCGCCGACACCTTCGTCCGTCCCATCTATGCCGGCAACGCCCTGGCCACCGTGCAAAGCAAGGACGCGGTCAAGGTCATCACCGTGCGCGCCACCGGCTTCGAAGCCGCCGGCACCGACGGTGCGGCGGCCATCGAGGCGATCAATCCGGCGGCCGATCCTGGCCTGTCCAGCTTCGTCAGCCAGGAATTGTCCAAGTCGGAACGCCCGGAACTGACCAGCGCCCGGGTGATCATCTCGGGCGGTCGCGGCATGCAATCGGGCGACAATTTCCCGCTGCTGGAAGCCGTCGCCGACCGCTTGGGCGCCGCCGTCGGCGCATCCCGCGCCGCCGTCGATGCCGGTTTCGTCCCCAACGATCTGCAGGTCGGCCAGACCGGCAAGATCGTGGCGCCGGACCTTTACATCGCCGTCGGCATCTCGGGTGCCATCCAGCATCTGGCCGGCATGAAGGACAGCAAGGTCATCGTCGCCATCAACAAGGACGAAGAGGCCCCCATCTTCCAGGTCGCCGATTACGGACTGGTCGCCGACCTGTTCAAAGCCATCCCCGAGCTTACCGCCGAACTGGACAAGAAGTAA
- a CDS encoding electron transfer flavoprotein subunit beta/FixA family protein codes for MKVLVAAKRVIDYNVKIRVKADNTGVETANVKFSMNPFDEIAVEEAVRLKEAGKASEIVVVSIGPATAQETLRTALAMGADRGILVQTDDEIQPLAVAKLLKAVVDKEAPGLVILGKQAIDDDSNQTGQMVSALLGWSQGTFASKLEIGDKLIVTREVDGGLETVSLALPAVVTSDLRLNEPRYASLPNIMKAKKKPIDITNPGDLGVDVAPRLVTLKVEEPPKRAAGIKVPDVATLVDKLKNEAKVI; via the coding sequence ATGAAGGTACTTGTCGCGGCGAAGCGCGTCATTGATTACAACGTGAAAATCCGGGTGAAGGCTGACAATACGGGCGTCGAGACGGCGAACGTGAAGTTCAGCATGAACCCGTTCGACGAAATCGCGGTGGAAGAGGCGGTTCGCCTCAAGGAAGCCGGCAAGGCGAGCGAGATCGTGGTGGTCAGCATCGGCCCGGCGACAGCGCAGGAAACCCTGCGCACCGCCCTGGCCATGGGTGCCGATCGCGGCATCCTGGTGCAGACCGACGACGAGATTCAGCCCCTGGCGGTGGCCAAGCTGTTGAAGGCGGTGGTCGACAAGGAGGCCCCAGGTCTGGTGATCCTGGGCAAGCAGGCCATCGACGACGACAGCAACCAGACCGGTCAGATGGTGTCGGCGCTGCTGGGCTGGAGCCAGGGCACGTTTGCCTCCAAGCTGGAGATCGGCGACAAGCTGATCGTGACGCGTGAAGTGGATGGCGGTCTGGAAACCGTGTCTCTGGCTTTGCCGGCGGTGGTGACCAGCGATCTGCGCCTGAACGAGCCGCGCTATGCGTCGCTTCCCAACATCATGAAGGCGAAGAAGAAGCCCATCGACATCACCAATCCGGGCGATCTGGGCGTCGATGTGGCGCCGCGTCTGGTGACCTTGAAGGTGGAAGAGCCGCCCAAGCGTGCCGCCGGCATCAAGGTGCCTGACGTCGCCACCTTGGTCGACAAGCTGAAGAACGAAGCGAAGGTGATCTGA